In the Silene latifolia isolate original U9 population chromosome 1, ASM4854445v1, whole genome shotgun sequence genome, GTTTTTGACCAAAGTGAGCAACGCCTCTAAACCGATAGTTAATTAAGCAACAAGCAAATCGCAACAAAACTTAAACATCCATTTTGGCAAATTACATTTTCCGCAATTCCCCCAATATTCAGGAATTTCCCAACTTTCTGAATTTCAGTTCCCTACAACTGGAAGTTGAGGATACAAAACAAACACACCGAGACGACTATCGCTACCATAAAGAAGTTTTCACACAGGAACGTTCAACTTGGCATTAACCCTGCTCGCTCTTAATCATATTGCTGTTCGTCCTCCTCGTCTTCATACTCTTCCTCATCGGCTGTGGCATCCTGATACTGCTGATACTCGGCAACCAAATCGTTCATGTTGCTCTCTGCCTCTGTGAACTCCATTTCATCCATGCCCTCCCCGGTGTACCAATGCAAGAAAGCTTTCCTCCTGAACATGGCTGTAAACTGCTCGCTCACCCTCCTGAACATCTCTTGGATTGATGTCGAGTTACCAACGAATGTGGATGCCATCTTAAGACCAGTAGGTGGGATGTCACAGACAGTCGACTTCACATTGTTGGGAATCCATTCGACAAAGTAGGAAGAGTTCTTGTTCTGAACAttaagcatttgttcatccaccTCCTTGGTGCTCATCTTACCACGGTATATGGCAGAGGCAGTCAAGTAACGGCCATGTCGAGGGTCGGCGGCACACATCATGTTCTTGGCATCCCACATTTGCTGTGTTAGCTCGGGAACTGACAAGGCACGGTACTGCTGTGAACCACGTGAGGTGAGAGGGGCAAAACCCACCATGAAGAAGTGAAGACGTGGGAATGGGATGAGATTGACAGCCAGCTTCCTGAGGTCAGAGTTAAGCTGACCAGGGAACCTAAGGCAGCATGTGACTCCGGACATTGTTGCAGATATCAAATGATTCAAGTCGCCAACTGCAAAATATAAAATCAAGTTCAGGCACGACCAAAATAAGATATTTAGATCAAAGAGAGTCACGCTATCTAGCTTCTCCTTCCAACTTTCTCTCACATAGCCATTTAATATTGAATGGATCTCAGAGAAGAGGTTGGAGGGAGAAAGTAGATGAATATAACAAAGCAAAAGTAAATGATCTCAGCGAAAAAACGAAATTATAAGAATCATAATACCAACCAGAGGCGGCAAACAATAAAATCGTGATTCTAAAATTTCTACTCCAATTAGATTCAAACTGATTTACAATGATGACTAAAAGCAAATAAGAAGAAACAAAGGATAACTTGCACAAATATGACCGcttaaacaaactataaaaacaATAGAATTAAAATACAAATGAAAGGTAGAACAGAATTGTGAAAGCTTACAGCTAGGAGTAGTGAGCTTGAGTGTCCTAAAGCAGATGTCATACAAGGCTTCATTATCAAGAACCATACACTCGTCAGCATTCTCTACTAACTGATGCACAGACAAGGTTGCATTATATGGCTCAACGACAGTATCAGACACCTTTGGTGAAGGGAACACAGAGAAAGTCAGCATCATCCTGTCTGGGTACTCCTCCCTGATCTTGGATATCAAGAGAGTGCCCATCCCGGAACCAGTTCCACCTCCCAAAGAATGACAAACCTGAAACCCTGCATAGACAATACATTACCACATTAGCAAGTTAAAACCAACAACAAAAAGTAAGAAAGAGTTCCCATCCCACACCCCATTCCACCCCGCCAAGCAACGTCAGCAATGCCTTTGAAGCAAACCAGTTCATTCATCAAAAACACCGCAGCAATAATACAATGATATGTAAACAGCTGCAAAGAGCATAACCAAAATACAATTGATAGAAAATACAAGGCAAACTTCAATGTACATCCCCGCTTCTTACAACGTTTAATTCACTTGACAGATGCAAGGCAAACAACAGTTCACTACACAAGATCTTAAActcacaaacactttgttttcccACAGAGCCATACCGTTGTACACAATCTACCCAGTACATATACATCAATTTCGGCACACAATACACTATATCCATACCATAAAACAGTAAATATACAGCAAGAGAACACCATACTACATAACAGAAAGGCATATACAACATAAAATCAAGGAAAAGAATAACAGATTTCAGTGACGCATATCATCGAACACCATCAAAGCCAACACATATACATCAAAACATTCACTAAAACATTACACCAATGCCTCAACGACACCCTGGAAATGCGCACAGCATTAAACATACGAAAATATTTCACTGAGGCATTTCGTCGATCCACAACAAAATCTCCCCTAAAAACAGCCACAAAACAATAAATTAAGCAACATAACTACATACAcaacataaacaaacaaaacccTTCATTGAGGCATTTCGTCGAACACTACATACGCAGTACAATAAACCACAACAATCTTCTCTTTCGGATCTACTCTTCAATCTCCGCTCACATACAAAATAAACGGTTTGCGAGAGGAGATCTGGGTAAAACCCGGAAGCCGAAAAAACATATACTATCAAATTAAAGCTCGCAagaaatataaaaggtaaacaaatgaccgag is a window encoding:
- the LOC141616970 gene encoding tubulin beta-1 chain; protein product: MREILHIQGGQCGNQIGSKFWEVVCAEHGIDNTGKYAGDTELQLERINVYYNEASGGRYVPRAVLMDLEPGTMDSIRSGPFGQIFRPDNFVFGQSGAGNNWAKGHYTEGAELIDSVLDVVRKEAENCDCLQGFQVCHSLGGGTGSGMGTLLISKIREEYPDRMMLTFSVFPSPKVSDTVVEPYNATLSVHQLVENADECMVLDNEALYDICFRTLKLTTPSFGDLNHLISATMSGVTCCLRFPGQLNSDLRKLAVNLIPFPRLHFFMVGFAPLTSRGSQQYRALSVPELTQQMWDAKNMMCAADPRHGRYLTASAIYRGKMSTKEVDEQMLNVQNKNSSYFVEWIPNNVKSTVCDIPPTGLKMASTFVGNSTSIQEMFRRVSEQFTAMFRRKAFLHWYTGEGMDEMEFTEAESNMNDLVAEYQQYQDATADEEEYEDEEDEQQYD